One part of the Salvelinus fontinalis isolate EN_2023a chromosome 4, ASM2944872v1, whole genome shotgun sequence genome encodes these proteins:
- the kif7 gene encoding kinesin-like protein kif7, protein MSPKVPGHGRAEDMAVQVAVRVRPLLPKELLHSHESCMTADPEQRRVTLGHDRHFHCDFLFEENSCQEEVYAVCVQPLIEAFFQGFNATVFAYGQTGSGKTYTIGEANISSFRDEEQGIVPRAVAVVFKLLDENDLSDFSVRVSYLEVYKEDFRDLLEVETASKDIHIREDDKGNIVLCGVKECEVEGLDEVLSLLESGNTARHTGATQMNPHSSRSHTIFSVHMDQRRGGSQAHGNPTTGTGLHVLSSKFHFVDLAGSERILRTGNTGERLKESIQINSGLLALGNVIGALGDPKRRGTHIPYRDSKITRILKDSLGGNAKTLMIACISPSSADFDESLNTLNYAKRARNIQNRATVNCRGEPDRVEGLEQQIRALRRALENRQRSETRIIARSDPDKRLRPGEGEIIRLQAQSAHYRTCTDTAYRLLCELQGEGTLTAEQGLRVKDWLCSVEEERSGLTTASGPDSGIESSSTEDTATLRRGRAAVKNQEAESGGEELGREREESVAQLQGQVQQLERENTDFLAALEDAMEQYKQQSDKLQEQQDVIVELQCLLSGPGVPGLGLHLTPRPHTAPQGSTRHSHNGLTNRQVGPLESSSFGDQIQCGYGQSSHDHEDLGGGEVKDSEQEDAYVNMSHDRRKHVNLTWTKRVIMGGSAAGGRGLLSQLPGLPASEQFSTRRPSNSSVGESSVGLGSEWGLLQAQQKIRELSVTIRMKEELIRELVKTGKDAQALNRQYTRKISALEGEAEQARQEVQEAQRQLQDLEKQEKETSGVTDRTRAQECRRKIAAAQSKVQVLSQRQRDTARLASLSAQSERRVSELERSVQGMRKQQEQLQRRLRHESQQKRRLETEMQRRTHRVKELEIKNEQQQKILRIKTEEIAAFQRQRRSGSNGSVISLEEQLKIEEQKRWLDEEMESVLEQRKGLEDLEGELTKREQILAKKEALLQERSGLETKRLRSSQALSEDLVTLSGRIESLERELSERNGLLRSSSAQDSQQIRQEINNLRQEKDTLLKQRVELDDKLRQGSLLSPEEERSVFQLDEAIEALDAAIEYKNEAITQRQRQLRASASMLSQWEMNLMAKLSYLSASETRALLCKYFDKVVSLREEERKLQLALADLEMRGEEQLQLVQWLENALDRTQLDTDRRLTQQQKEHERSIQLLLQQCREQMDEGLAGRQRQYEGWIHNLSKELNHYKAANLELSNRFRELCGNTSQPMDQERVPVFVGRTAGSGSVERLSRGPDDSRRGGPGEPERPTRSREEIRELVNTPLPATWRRSSLPNEDPCGMEELQQQVAMEIPVNRVVQTGTGPWSGTTSLPFAKSRRESRRSSLNTGPLISNNSRIDVRKNPV, encoded by the exons ATGTCTCCCAAAGTGCCTGGTCATGGCAGGGCGGAGGACATGGCGGTGCAGGTCGCTGTTCGAGTGCGCCCCCTGCTGCCCAAGGAGCTGCTGCACAGCCACGAGAGCTGCATGACGGCTGACCCTGAGCAGCGCAGGGTCACTCTGGGTCACGACCGACACTTTCACTGTGACTTCCTGTTTGAGGAGAACAGCTGCCAGGAGGAGGTGTATGCTGTGTGTGTCCAGCCCCTCATAGAGGCCTTCTTTCAGGGCTTCAACGCCACTGTCTTCGCCTATGGACAGACAGGCTCTGGCAAGACATACACTATTGGAGAGGCCAACATTT CTTCATTTAGGGATGAGGAGCAGGGCATCGTCCCCAGGGCTGTGGCTGTGGTTTTCAAGCTGCTGGATGAGAATGACCTCAGTGACTTCTCTGTCCGAGTGTCTTACCTGGAGGTGTACAAGGAGGACTTCAGGGACCTGCTGGAGGTGGAGACAGCCAGCAAGGACATCCACATCAGAGAGGATGACAAGGGCAACATTG TGCTATGCGGGGTGAAGGAGTGTGAGGTGGAGGGGCTGGACGAGGTGCTGAGCCTGCTGGAGTCTGGCAACACAGCCAGACACACAGGCGCCACCCAGATGAACCCCCACTCCAGCCGCTCACACACCATCTTCAGCGTGCACATGGACCAGCGCCGCGGCGGCTCCCAGGCCCATGGTAACCCCACCACGGGCACCGGGCTTCACGTCCTCTCTTCTAAGTTCCACTTTGTGGACCTGGCAGGGTCGGAGAGGATCCTCCGCACAGGAAACACAGGGGAGAGGCTGAAGGAGAGCATCCAGATCAACAGTGGCCTGCTGGCCCTGGGGAATGTCATAGGAGCCCTGGGAGACCCCAAGAGGAGAGGCACCCACATACCATACAGGGACTCCAAAATCACCAG GATCTTGAAAGATTCTCTGGGAGGAAATGCCAAAACGCTGATGATTGCATGCATCAGCCCCTCCTCTGCGGACTTTGACGAGAGCCTGAACACACTGAACTACGCCAAGCGGGCCCGCAACATCCAGAACCGGGCCACGGTGAACTGCCGAGGAGAGCCGGACCGTGTGGAGGGGCTGGAGCAGCAGATCCGGGCGCTCCGCAGGGCCCTTGAGAACCGTCAACGCTCAGAGACCCGTATCATCGCCCGCTCGGACCCAGACAAGCGGTTGCGCCCCGGAGAGGGAGAGATCATCAGACTGCAAGCCCAGAGTGCCCACTACAGGACCTGCACTGACACTGCATACAG GTTGCTGTGTGAGCTGCAGGGTGAGGGGACGCTGACTGCGGAGCAAGGCCTGAGGGTGAAGGACTGGCTGTGTTCTGTGGAGGAAGAACGCAGCGGCCTGACCACTGCCTCAGGACCTGACAGCGGCATCGAGAGCAGCTCAACCGAGGACACCGCCACTCTGAGGAGGGGGAGGGCTGCCGTCAAGAACCAG GAGGCAGAGAGTGGTGGGGAGGAGTTGGgccgagagagggaggagagtgtggCTCAGCTCCAGGGCCAGGTccagcagctggagagagagaatacagactTCCTGGCTGCTCTGGAGGATGCCATGGAGCAGTACAAACAGCAG AGTGATAAGCTGCAGGAGCAGCAGGACGTGATAGTGGAGCTGCAGTGTCTGCTCTCGGGGCCAGGTGTACCGGGGCTGGGATTACACCTGACACCACGCCCCCACACCGCCCCCCAGGGTTCCACGCGCCACTCCCACAACGGACTTAccaacagacag GTTGGTCCACTGGAGAGCAGCTCATTTGGTGACCAGATCCAGTGTGGTTATGGTCAATCTTCTCATGACCACGAGGACCTGGGAGGGGGAGAGGTGAAGGACTCTGAGCAGGAGGACGCTTACGTCAACATGAGCCATGACAGACGGAA ACACGTGAATCTGACTTGGACTAAGAGAGTTATCATGGGTGGATCAGCAGCTGGAGGGAGAGGTCTCCTGTCTCAGCTGCCTGGGCTGCCTGCCTCTGAACAATTCTCCACCAGGCGACCAT CCAACTCCAGTGTAGGGGAGAGCTCAGTGGGGCTGGGGTCAGAGTGGGGCCTGCTACAGGCCCAGCAGAAGATCAGAgagctgtctgtcaccatccgcATGAAGGAGGAGCTCATCAGAGAACTGGTCAAGACAG gtaaggACGCCCAGGCTCTGAACAGGCAGTACACCCGTAAGATCTCTGCCCTGGAGGGGGAAGCTGAGCAGGCCAGGCAGGAGGTCCAGGAGGCCCAGAGACAGCTTCAGGACCTGGAGAAACAGGAGAAGGAGACCAGTGGTGTCACTGACAGGACCAGGGCCCAGGAGTGTCGCAGGAAGATAGCTGCagcacagagcaaagtacag GTCCTGAGCCAGCGTCAGAGGGACACTGCACGGCTGGCCTCGCTGTCTGCGCAGAGCGAGCGGCGTGTTTCGGAGCTGGAGCGCAGCGTGCAGGGCATGAGGAAGCAGCAGGAGCAGCTGCAGAGACGTCTGCGACACGAGAGCCAACAGAAACGACGCCTGGAGACAGAGATGCAGCGACGCACGCACAGAGTCAAG GAGCTGGAGATAAAGAATGAACAGCAGCAGAAGATCCTGAGGATAAAGACGGAGGAGATTGCTGCCTTCCAGAGACAGAGACGCAGCGGCAGCAACGGCTCTGTCATATCACTGGAGGAGCAGCTG AAGATTGAGGAGCAGAAGCGCTGGCTGGATGAGGAGATGGAAAGTGTTCTGGAGCAGAGGAAAGGACTGGAGGACCTGGAGGGAGAGCTGACCAAGAGGGAACAGATCCTAGCCAAGAAGGAGGCCCTGCTGCAGGAGCGCAGTGGCCTGGAGACCAAGAGACTCCGCTCcagtcag GCCCTCAGTGAGGACCTGGTGACGCTGTCTGGCCGTATCGAGTCTCTGGAGCGGGAGCTGAGTGAGAGGAACGGCCTGCTCCGCAGCAGCAGTGCCCAGGACTCCCAGCAGATCCGCCAGGAGATCAACAACCTGCGCCAGGAGAAGGACACACTGCTCAAACAGAGAGTGGAGCTGGACGACAAACTACGGCAGGGTAGTCTGCTCTCACCAGAG GAGGAGCGGTCTGTGTTCCAGCTGGACGAGGCCATCGAGGCTCTGGACGCGGCTATAGAGTATAAGAACGAGGCCATCACCCAGAGACAGAGGCAGCTGAGGGCCTCTGCCAGCATGCTCTCCCAGTGGGAGATGAACCTCATGGCCAAACTCAGCTACCTGTCTGCCTCAGAGACCCGTGCACTGCTCTGCAAGTACTTTGACAAG gtggtgtCGCTGCGGGAGGAGGAGcgtaagctgcagctggccctggCAGATCTGGAGATGCGTGGTGAGGAGCAGCTGCAGCTGGTGCAGTGGCTGGAGAACGCTCTGGACCGCACGCAGCTCGACACGGACCGCAGGCTCACACAGCAGCAGAAGGAGCACGAGAGGAGTATACAGCTACTGCTACAGCAGTGCCGAG AGCAAATGGACGAGGGCCTGGCGGGGAGGCAGAGGCAGTACGAAGGCTGGATCCATAACCTCAGTAAAGAGCTCAACCACTACAAGGCTGCCAACCTGGAATTGAGCAATCGGTTCAGGGAGCTGTGTGGCAACACCAGCCAACCCATGGACCAGGAAAGGG TTCCAGTCTTTGTTGGCAGAACAGCAGGCAGTGGCAGTGTGGAGAGGCTGAGCCGAGGCCCAGACGACAGCCGTAGGGGAGGGCCAGGAGAGCCAGAGAGACCAACCAGGTCCCGGGAGGAAATAAGGGAACTGGTCAACACCCCTCTCCCTGCCACATGGAGGCGCTCCTCCCTCCCCAACGAGGACCCCTGCGGCATGGAGGAGCTACAGCAGCAGGTGGCCATGGAGATACCTGTAAACCGGGTGGTTCAGACCGGTACGGGCCCTTGGAGTGGGACGACATCTCTGCCATTTGCCAAATCACGCAGAGAGTCCCGCCGATCCAGCCTCAACACCGGACCATTGATCTCAAACAATTCCAGAATTGATGTGAGGAAAAATCCTGTTTAA